Proteins found in one Carassius auratus strain Wakin chromosome 42, ASM336829v1, whole genome shotgun sequence genomic segment:
- the LOC113060944 gene encoding cofilin-2 — protein MASGVTVSDEVIRVFNDMKVRKSSSSDEVKKRKKAVLFCLSDDKKKIVVEEGKQILVGDIGDSVDDPYACFVKLLPLNDCRYGLYDATYETKESKKEDLVFIFWAPEGAPLKSKMIYASSKDAIKKKFTGIKHEWQVNGLDDIQDRTTLAEKLGGNVVVSLEGRPL, from the exons ATG GCCTCTGGTGTCACAGTCAGTGATGAAGTTATCAGAGTCTTCAATGACATGAAAGTACGGAAGTCTTCGAGCTCAGACGAGGTGAAAAAGCGCAAAAAGGCAGTGCTGTTCTGCCTCAGCGACGACAAGAAGAAGATCGTCGTAGAGGAGGGCAAGCAGATCTTAGTTGGAGACATTGGAGACAGTGTCGATGACCCCTACGCCTGCTTCGTGAAGCTCTTACCTCTCAATGACTGCAGATACGGCTTATACGATGCCACTTATGAAACTAAAGAGTCCAAGAAAGAAGACTTGGTATTTATATTTTG GGCTCCTGAAGGTGCGCCGTTAAAAAGCAAGATGATTTATGCTAGCTCGAAAGATGCCATTAAGAAGAAGTTTACAG GTATCAAACACGAATGGCAGGTTAATGGTTTAGACGACATCCAGGACCGCACAACCCTGGCAGAGAAGTTGGGCGGAAACGTGGTCGTATCGCTGGAGGGGAGACCATTGTAA